In Brachionichthys hirsutus isolate HB-005 chromosome 20, CSIRO-AGI_Bhir_v1, whole genome shotgun sequence, the genomic stretch GAGATCTGGGGGGGTCCTCCATATTTTCTCTCTGTCATGCACATTCTATTAACCAAAATAGGGCTGGAAAGGATCAGCAGGGTCAGATAGTCTTTTCATTTCAGGCCAGTTTTGATGTATGTGAGTGTCTCACAGACATGGACAACATCTTCAGTTGAAAGGCAACTTAAAGGCATAAAGTAAAAAAgattatacaccaaccatgaaaagtaaaaatgaatcggagttgatgtttatttttaacttatttatgaatcaataaatggggttttaatgttattttttattttattttttccctgacctcattctggatcaattCCAGAAGACACTTTGCAtgatattggacccctttatgactgtgatttttgaatGCATATTTACAAGTTTGGGGAATCTACTTTAATGCATCAGTAATGCATTCATGCACAAAAGCCAGATTCCTTCAGTTTTCACAGTTTAGGGTGGAGGCTGTGATCTAAACCAAATCCAACACCTTTGGGTTGAGCCGGAATGTGACTGCGAGCCAGGGCTCATCATCCTGCATCATTGCACTACCTCACTGGAGCTATAAAATCTGCTCTGTGAAGAGCAGAGGCGGTTTTAGGAGCATATTCTGCTCATTATTTCAGAATGATTTGCTCAATCATCACATGTGGTTGTTATATTGAGTTGATTGCACACACGTGGACATAGTAGTGTCCAACAGTATGCGCTAAAGTCTCTCTCTACATGCTTAAAGGTGAAAAAGTTGATCAAGCCCTCAAGACTGCAATAAATAACTGCAGTTCAACATCTGACATCTTGGCATATAAAATTGCTTTGTCGTATTAACAGCATCTAAAGCACTAAAGTTATTCCATGAAAAATATCTCCAGAGCTTCCTTTAGAGACCAAcaagggataaaaaaaaaaggtttaccaGTGACTCATTTTGTGAATACAGGCCAATGTTTTTATGGGATGTCTGCTGTGCAGAAGACGAAGCCACCTTGCAAAACTGCATTTTGATATAATTTGCGATCATGAATAATCTGTGTTGTCAGGACAAGAATGATGATCCAGTGCCTTTAGACTTGATATACACTCATATCACTGTAATTCAAGGTCATGGTGGTCTCGCCTCAGATAAAACTCTGACTTGATGGTGAAGCTCTCAGAGCTTCTGTGCCagcaccaataaaaaaaaagaaaaattcacacagaaaataaaaacaaatggccAAATCTTTCAACCAAGTTCTGCTTACATGTTTTCTTTCAGTATAATTCAAATCATATAACTGCCACATGGCTCACATGTCTATTCACACTGTATGTGAGATGGTGGGAGGCTGTTTGGTAAGGACGAGACTTCACACCAAATGATGACATGACATTAAATCATACCGCTCTTTATTGcacgtttgtgtttatttatttatttgcatgtgtTGCCACAACAGCTGATCACAGTGAGGGACcacttggttttgttttgttattccCTTGTATGACCTCTGCTCCGTCTGTCCTCCTTCCGTCCTGCAGCTACTTGAGTTCATTATTCATTAATTCCCCGATTAACAAATACTTGTAGATGGGAAATATGTTGCAATTGATAATAATACCTAAATCTCATTTGTGTTCCCCTGATTGGGTTTTAAAAATAATCAGCAGACTGGCATCAGAGTTTATTAGAGTTCATCCTTGCAGACTGACAAGAGAACCAAAACTCCGCTGTTCGGCGTGCCGCCTGTTGCTTTAATGGCTTTGCAGTGTGATGAAGGTTTAATAACTTAAAAAACGTGATGCTTAAATTATAGCTAACAGACAGGGTTGTATTTGAATCAAGGGATTATATTATATCAGCATCATGTAAGGCTTTGCCATTCATTTACCAGAACACACTCGAAGGCATCAATGCACAAATACACGCTCCATCCAAACCTAATCCATcctatttattttcctctcagctCTGATCAAGAAAGGATCTGATTATAAACATACGGCAAGTATTTACGAGGCAACAACCAAGAATCCAGTCCAAGAAGGGATATTTCCAGGAAAGGCTCAAAGAGCTGAAGAGCTGATTGCAAAGTTTAAGGGATCATTGAAGGCTGTTCTCGTTTAGTTGACCAGAACAGGGTCGAATACAGATCTGAAGAACACCAGCAGAGACACGCTCACAgtgaaatcaaaaacaaaagtacaaaGGATGGAgaaatggatgcatggatgccATGACTCTTAAGTGCTACCTCTGTTAATAAAAAGCTTGATGGCTTGATTTTAGGTGGTTAAATCTGCATCAGACGCAGATGTTTTTGATGTTCCATTCATCAACTTAGTTGCTCATTCAATTAATGCATGTATGGTTCACTGAAATGAATCAACGGAGGTGAAGATTAGGAGCTAAGAAATTGCTCAGGTGGGAAGAGCAAATGAAGAAAAAAGGtccaaatgtcaaataaattCAAGAGGCAGCATTGGCCGGCGTGAGAAATGGGCCCCAGGGGAAAAAAACCATCATCACATGAGGTGAATCAAGAAAACTGTGCGACCTCAAAAAGCTTGGACTGACCCAGTTGGCGGGACGTTGTAAGTGAGGCAATGACATGGTCCTCTGGGAATTCAGAAAGCATTCTTCATTTATCCACTCCAGCTTGTTATGCTTCCAACCCCTTTCCTGATGTTCAACTCATCCATGCAGTCTCAGTCActttgttctgctgctgttttccacATCTTCATCCAAGACTCCACACCGAGACAAAGACCTTCAAATTCCCATTTGTGACCTATGGCGGAACACCTCACCTCTAAATCGCCCAACGTCGTCGTCGAGCAGACGTCAAGGTGCGACTGGTGGAGGGGTGCGTTACACTCTTATGTGCCAAACACAATATTATTgccacctgcagctgcagcatctgcagaaCTGTGTCAAACAAAGCCGTGGGGGGGTTTCCTTCAATATCCCGAGATCCTCTTTGTCCCTTCCTAAAACTCAGCCTCAACCTGATCTGATGCAAATTAATCTCATCATGTCATATGCTGATCATGTGAGCAGACGGATTACCGCATCCGAGAGGGTGAGGCTccacatgtgtgtttgttgtgtttttattgtcattgaggCAGAGCCTGAGGCTGCACAATGTTCCAATAACCGGCTGCAGATGTGGAGACGCCGTGTTGTAGGAATGTTATCTTCAACCTATAGTTTGCATGTACACATGCAGACTATATGGTCTATAATGGGATTTCAGTAACACACAACTATTAACATggactcacacacgcatcaaaGAGCTTGTGGCCACATCAACACCTGCAAACAATCACTGGAGGCATCAAATTCAGCCACCAAGAGAGCGCATGGCTGAAATATAGGTgacactgttaaaaaaaaatagacaaatgtaaatgtttaattgcCTTGGATTTGTGACATTGTGCATTCAAACCAATCCTACGACCTGAGCTTTGCAACAAAGCTTCTAATGTCTTGAATGTGAGCATTATTCTGAACAGAACCACAGCTGTGTCTCATCCTAACGCCCCACATATGTGAAGAGAATAAGAATTGGAGGtgattgtaaataaatgtggtCATTTTATAATTGCTGCCTGCATTTCTTTAGTGCATAAtacatcaaattaaatgtaaaaatgaattaGTGTGACTCTTGGATGACACTATTTGCCCAACACAGCTGTAACAATACATGTGCTAGCATTTTTGAGTGTGGGATGAAATGTGGGAAAATTAGATTCACAAGAGAGGGAAGGGGGGAGACCGACGTTCTGAACTTACTGTATGTTGTAAGTGTTTGAAAACAGCGCCATCTCGTGTCATGTCTGGGGAAGTTAAAGGTGAGACTCCAGTCATGCCACTGTAGCGCCTTAATGCTCTGTGTGAGTGCTTGTTGACAGGATTCAGGGGCTTTCCAGTTTCCCCAGGACAGAAATATCTGTGAACAGAGGTGGAAGTAATACAGTAAGGCAAGATCTTATGAAACAGCATTGAAATAAAGGCATGcctctaaaaaaaaactattttggtGTGAATACAGGCACTTGTCATAGTTTGCaacggaaaaaaataaatagtgaatatatatatatttatacctTGCAAAATCACGCTACGGCTCCAACCTTTAATATCTGGCTCTCTTCCTTATTAATGAATGGTGATCTCTAACAAGAACTCtttaatcatctttttacattattgcttttaaaataattttcaatTGCAGCCAGTATAGTAAACTCATCTCGTCACGTTTCCACCTCTCACCTCTacatcagacagagatcaacacAGAATGCCAGAGTGGTCTTGATACTTCCTACCACAGTATCACACAGGAAGCTGAGTCACAGATAGAGAgattcacttcctgtgtgtttttgaggCAGTATACTTTGCTTGTATCAGTCATAACCAGGAAAGAAATCAACCATctggttgctgttttttttcataATGGAGAAATCTATTGACTTCGTTAGGATTGACTTAGTTAGAATAAATTAGAAACAACTCAAAAAGGCAAACTTTTCCAAAGTATGACTGCTACCTGCAACTTACTGctcatttatttcactttgtcCTAAAGTGACATTAAATTAGATCCACTTTTCGACATGTAGTGAGCACAATCCTCCAGACGACCGCTGCAGCGCCGCTGTACAGTGAACGGCATATCGGTGAATCTCATTATAGGCTGTGGAAGAGTTTAGTGCTGGCTTATATAGATAAATATGTTCTCCAAGGCTTCAACAAATATCTCCTGCTGGGGTCAGACATACTTTTAAAGTATGTCTTTTCTTGTTCATTAGCTAGGATATCCTTTAAATCTGCTGTGTAGCCATCATAGGGAAATAGGCTGGACTGGCTGAACGACAGTGTGCATATCATAGTAATAACACCTTTAATTGCATGAGTCTAACAGTATGAAAGCCAGCAAACCTACACATTCTGATAGGAGAACTGTAGACGGGTCCAACTGTGTTCCCAACTTAACATATAACCAGATAATTAGGAAATATTTGATTAATTCAAGATACAAACGAGcaaagagagcagagagagagaaaagggaaggagaggaggtgaaTCTGCTTCGGATGTGAATCATGGTGGACAGAATTATGTCGTTGATCTAACACTATCTGTGTTACCAGCAGGTTGAAGCAAATACACAAAAGTCCATTGTTAAGTGTTTCCGATGGTTGTGCTTGCTCGGCTGAATCAGCGTTTTCCTTATCAACCGTAAAGGACCTCCATCCTTCCCATGATTACAATGGCATGAAATATCGAGGTGGGCTGTGTAAAGTTTGCATATTGGGTCAGACCAGAAGAGTATAGGAATAAGGAAAGCTAAATAAAAGAATAGAAGTAGGAGGTGTGAGTGGGGCAGACAGAGAAGGCAGTGGCGGTATGTCTGGCTAACAGGCTCACCGTAAGCTCTTAATGAACTTCCACTTGTAGGAATGGTGAAAACGGGAATGGAAATGACGATGGACATGGTATATTATGTCAACGCACAGGTTTAGAGGAATCAACAGACACAAATTGGTTTCCCAATGTGGCTGCCTGTGGAGGGGCCTGTCTAAAATCCCTTTGTCAATCCTCTGATGTTGTCAGACAACAGAAACCGAGCTGGTGTCATCCACTTTGGCGAGTCAGAGGTCAGATATCTGCTCCTCGTCGGGGCAAAAGCCTGACGGGGAAGGCCTCAAACTCACGTTGTCTTTAACATGGAAAAACTGATGCAACATTGTCTGtcactgattttgtttttttcatttttattgaaaaaaaatctttttttctcttcattttcttcacttaaactttaaaacacacagagcatcatGTAGAAGGTAATGAGAAAACATGGATGTTTAGTCAGTCATTCCAAGAACGAGTACAGGTGACTCCAACATCCTGATGTTGTCATTGTGCCTTACATTTCTAAAATGCCTTTCTCATTACATGCATATAGAGAATGATGGAGCTGAGGTTTACAGTATCTGCAGAGTACATGCATGTGTCTTTGTCCACATGCTGTGTGCATCTgtgggaatgtgtgtgtcaCTGCACATACAGGGTAATCTGCAGTAAGCTGGTTTATGGGCTCGTATGCGATGACGCAGACGTATGAGCCAAGATCTGCGACGGTTCACCGTGACTAACCCAGACAGACGGTCTATAGCCTGACACCTTAAAATATATTAGAGATGTTACAGTTACAGTTTTTACTGTAAATTCAATTACAGGTGTGTGCGTTCCTATAGCCTCACCTGTGAATGATCGCATTGGAACtgtaatccatccatccatcatccatccatccgtcatccatccatccattttcttaactgcttaTCCGTAACTGGGTCTGCcgtgggtcgtgctggagccagTCCCATGCagtctacaggtgagaggcggggtacaccctggacaagccgccagttcatcgcagggccaatcatagacagacaatcattcacacacacacacacacacactcacacctatgcacaatttagagtcaccacTTCACCTAAGATCTTGGTGGTGGGCGGAatccggagaacctggagaacctggagaacctggagagaacatgcacactCCTGAGAGTCTGTGTGAGTTCCTGGCCGTGTAGATGAGCCGTGCAGGTGAAGGCTGTTCAACAACTATAGCGCTTCTTATCAAATCACTTCTTTTCAAAGTAAGATTCAAAGtacaaagtacaaaaaaaacgtGTTGATCAGTGAACAGAGATGTAATCGATACCTTTACTGACAGTGCAGGTAATGTGCAGCCGCCTTATTGAGTGCGTTTGGAATGAAGCAGAGGGGGGGATTTGACCCAAATCGATAGTTTGGAGTTTAGTTTAGGATTCAATCTGTGTCGTTCCCTCGCAACGCCCACTGTCAGCCACTCGGAGTAACAGCGGGAGAGGATTGTCAATCAGAGGAACCCGCCCCTGCGCCTCAGACGGGCAGCGCACTGATCCACAGCTCCTCTCGCAGCTGTGGAGTGAGACCTCTGCGCCATCACGCAGCATCAGCAAGCAGCAAACGTCCAAAATGTGAGGTGGGGGCGGGGAGCAGTTATACACCTGGAAGTAGGTGCGCGCAGAAGTCTTCACATGCCGTGCAGATTTCGCAGTACGCAACGCGGGCGcgcaaaaaaaatctaagaacATCTTCCACCATGGATGCGACATTTGATTCGGTAGGATGGATCGTTCGTTGAGACTCTGGGACCAAAGGGAAGGCTGACTTTGTCGCTTCAAGCTTTTACAGTTGCCAGATGTCCAGAGTTTGGGGACGGCGCCATTGCGCAGCGCGCAGCGCGCAGCGGACGCTGCATGGACAGTGACTAAGAAAACTCATGGCTCCAAGTTGTCTGGACTGCAGACTTAATGCAAGAAGCAGGACGAGCATTACGCGCCCAACTAGTTCCCACGTTCATGCGTAAAGGTGCGTTGCGTCCAGTATCTTGCTGCCGTGATGCGCCTTTGCTCCGAACGTTGAATTGAATTTCATTCCAGGAGTTAGTGTGGCGTTTGGAACTCTCTCTCAAACATGGATGAGAAAGTCGCCCCTGCTCCGCCCGCCTCCTGCTCCGACGGGGACAGCGTCAACCTCAGCGTGCTCAACTGGGAGCAGGTGCGGCGGCTGGACGCCATCCTCACCGGCTCCATCCCCATCCACGGCCGGTGGAGCTTCCCCACTCTGGAGGTGAAGCCGCGGGACATCGTGAAGGTGGTCCGGAGCCGACTGGAGGAGAAGCGCATTCACGTGCGGGAGGTGCGGCTGAACGGCTCGGCTGCCAGCTACGTGCTGCACGAGGACAGCGGGCTGGGCTGGAAGGACCTGGACCTGATCTTCTGCGCCGAGCTGAAAGGAGAGATGGAGTTTCAGATCGTTAAAGACATAGTTCTGGATTCTCTTCTCGACTTCTTGCCGGAGGGAGTGAACAAAGAAAGGATTACCCCAATGACCTTAAAGGTATATAAGCTTATGGAGTTATAGAATATGAATCTGATACTTCTATCATTTTATTTAGAATGCAATCGACTAGTTAACTTTTGCTTATTCTACTCTTGAATAAACAAATCTAATCAATTGAAGATAAAGATCCGCCCTGGTTACATGCAAGCAGGTTGTAACTGCCATGGAGTAGAAAGGTGGAGTTCTGTCTAATCCAATTGGAGATCATATTAATTTGTCAGCCCTCATTTACCTGGATCAGGTGGCCTATAGGCTACTGGTGGTTCAAAAGCACAAAAAGTCCCCATGCATAGTGTCTGACAACCAtctgtaatggggggggggggggggggggggggctggtcagGACAGTAAACAGAAAAAGAAGTAGAGCTGTGCTGCTGGTCTAAAAGGAGGAAGcaggacttttattttttatatttttattgtgGTTAGATCAGTGAGCATTCATGCTCAGATTTATGAGCATAGCAATAGAGGTTTAATTATACGCACCTACTAACAGCAACGCTGACTTCAGCTTTGAACAAGCCTGAGATGATTCGACCTAAATTCACGTTGCAActatttcttcattttcattctgtGTTGACgccaaatgtttgtttttaggaGGCCTATGTGCAAAAAATGGTGAAGGTGTGCAACGACTCAGACCGTTGGagcctcatctctctctccaacAACCATGGTAAGAATGTGGAGCTTAAGTTTGTGGACTCTCTTCGGCGACAGTTTGAGTTCAGCGTCGACTCTTTCCAAATCCGCCTGGACTCACTTCTTCTGTTTTACGAGTGCTCAGAGCACCCCATGGCCGCCACTTTCCATCCCACGATCCTCGGGGAGAGCGTCTACGGCGATTTCCCCACCGCCCTGGATCACCTGCGCAGGCGCCTCATCTGCACGAGGAGCCCCGAGGAGATCAGAGGAGGCGGTTTGCTAAAGTACTGTCACCTGCTGGTGCGGGGTTTCCGTCCAGCATCTGACAGCGAGATGAAACTGCTGCAGCGCTACATGTGCTCCCGCTTTTTCATAGACTTCTCGGATATCGGCGAGCAGAGAAGGAAGCTCGAGTCCTATCTGCAAAACCATCTCGCCgacctggaggacaggaagtatGACTATCTGGCCACCCTGTACGAAGTGGTGCAGGAGAGCACGGTGTGCCTCATGGGCCACGAGAGGCGTCAAACGCTCAACCTCATCTCCTCGCTGGCGCTGCAGATCCTGGCCAACCAGAACGTCATCCCCAACGCCGCCAACGTCACCTGCTTCTACCAGCCGGCTCCTTATGTTGCAGATAGCAACTTCAG encodes the following:
- the LOC137909335 gene encoding terminal nucleotidyltransferase 5A-like, with translation MDEKVAPAPPASCSDGDSVNLSVLNWEQVRRLDAILTGSIPIHGRWSFPTLEVKPRDIVKVVRSRLEEKRIHVREVRLNGSAASYVLHEDSGLGWKDLDLIFCAELKGEMEFQIVKDIVLDSLLDFLPEGVNKERITPMTLKEAYVQKMVKVCNDSDRWSLISLSNNHGKNVELKFVDSLRRQFEFSVDSFQIRLDSLLLFYECSEHPMAATFHPTILGESVYGDFPTALDHLRRRLICTRSPEEIRGGGLLKYCHLLVRGFRPASDSEMKLLQRYMCSRFFIDFSDIGEQRRKLESYLQNHLADLEDRKYDYLATLYEVVQESTVCLMGHERRQTLNLISSLALQILANQNVIPNAANVTCFYQPAPYVADSNFSNYYIAQVQPLYPCSPSPPRHYLTPPQHPMYATWLPCN